The genomic segment GCTTGTCCAACAAAGCCAAATGTCATATTATTGGAGAAGTTCAGCTCCTGCAGACCTAGAAGGTTCAAAATCTATGAACTTAAATTGTTTCATTAACTTGATCATACAACAGTAAACAATATGGTCACTCTTAATTTACAGTCCACCGATGTGCCATGTCTGTGAGCAAGAGACAAATTTGTATTGTTGTCATATGGAGTATGCAGGGGTTAGCCTAATAAACTCTGCATATAGAGCATACACATGATATACAGAGAATTCAGTGACCAAAGGCCTTGAAGGATACACCGCTTATGCcacaggattagggttaggactagaaTTGTAAAACATTACATTGCGATGTCTTTTGCTATCTGTATTGCtaacattaataatattattattattattattattattattattattattattactgcaaaCATTGCTTGCCATCTTCATAGATTATAAATGatgctctcctctctgtgcaTTCAGATGTCCTATGAGGAAGCACGTGTTATCCTCCCAGGCTGGTCGTTAATCTGCCAGAAGTAGTGACCTAGTTAGTGGGTGGAAGTAATTGATTAAATTAGGAGAATGTTAGgttaaaaaatatgaaatgctcTATTAATTTGTTGTAAAAGAGTGAATTGGCATCAGCTCTTTGTTCTGTAGTTCTATAATTTTGAACAAAATGTACAGGATTGTGGTAGCATTTTCAttcaattaaatgaaatgatgtACAATGTAGTTTGTATGACTTTAAAGTCACCAACAGTTTAAGAACAGGCAAAAAAAAGTCACTATTAATTCCTTTAAACATACAAGGGAACAAGCAATAGTTTAATGGACATGTTTAAGTAAAATTCTCTGGAGATATTCTGAACAACTGCATAGTGACAATTTTATCGTTCTAGTGATGAACACTGAAAGGTATgttaaatttaatatttattcagGGAAACCAGTCATGTCAAAAGTCGATAGTCTGTACAATGTGGTTGGAGGCGCCACCTTCTGGGCTACTTATACCACTGCACTGGCTTTGGCTTGGGCACTTCATAATTGAGACTCTCAAACTCCTCTCCTGGTTTAAGCAGGGGGCCTGGGAGCATAACAGTctaaaggcaaaaaaacagGAATAGAAGTTAAGAATCTGATAATGGAGAGAAACATATTAAAGGAGGTAACAAACGAAAACTGGAAAATTAGACAGTGCCTAGAATTGTTGAATAATATGTTTCAAAAATGTAAGGTAATCCATAAGAAATAGTGCTCAGTAAACAATATACAGGCCAATAATGTAGCCAATATTATATTGCTGGCTCTTATCTTGTGTTGATTAGAGAGAACCACCAAACCCACAAACCTTAATGACAGGGCCTTTAGAGGGTGCCCAGGCCGGGACAATCTTGCCATGTAGCCTCCAGCAGCCATACGGGTTGACCAGGTGCCTCTCCATTACTAGATACTCCAGGACATCTCTCGGTTCCTCCTCGTCTCCCAGCATCAAGCGGCCAAACCGGTCATAAATCGCCAATGTCTacgggggggaaaaaaagcttgataaattttaaaaatgaagcacCATCGGCTCCAACCACAGCCGAACAGTAGACAACTGgcggtaacacacacaaaccctgctGTTACCATATGCCCCTCACCTGTCTGGAGTGCATGCGGATCGTCACCTGGCCATACAGATTGCCTTTGCTTATCATGTCAGGGCACCTAGCATGGACAATCCGTGGTGGCTCCAAGGACTCAATGAAGCGCCAGTGCAAGGTTTTGTAGCGGTTCCCTCGAACCATCTCCTACAACAGGGAGCAGCTCTGTTACCTGCTGAACATGACTGACAAATGGCCCCCAGCTCTTAAATCACACCAATATGAtagaaaataaatcacttttttcTTTATGGAAATGTGTAATTATGTCCAACTTGTTCACATTTGGGAAGTGCTCTAAAATTTCTATATTCTAAAAGTTTAATTACATGGTTTACATACAGGGTAGCACCTTTCCGTCACCAAAGAATGGAGTTTCTCCTTGTTGAACCTTAAAAAGGAGACAGTGGGAAAAGGACATTGTTATCCAAAGTTAACTGTGATAAGAACtgctctataataataataataattaaaatatatatatatataaaaagttaaagaagTTAAATTACACTGAgtgggagggaaaaaagaacaacaagTCAACATTGTAACTCCATAAGGAAAACGcaaacaggaagtgactgcGCTCAGTAAATGGTAAACAAGATGGTAGACATTGCCCTTTAGACTGGTCACATGTACTAGTTGAGCCTTCTGGCATTGCGCCCACACAGTTCATAAGAAATGTTATCTACATAGACATTTAAAACGTCAAACTCATTGGATGCCAAACGTACAGTAATGGTGCCAAATAAAGGTCCATATTGCCACCCCATTACATTGGAGACAAATCTCTTAAATATGAAGTtcattaatatattcatattgGGTTTATGTCACAATCAAGAATAGAAAACATTCCTTACTGAGTCAGCGCCATATGGGCCTCAATGAAGATTTCCTGAGCTCGCACAGCAAAC from the Electrophorus electricus isolate fEleEle1 chromosome 26, fEleEle1.pri, whole genome shotgun sequence genome contains:
- the mrpl45 gene encoding 39S ribosomal protein L45, mitochondrial, with product MNMATSICRTLKLFHETTWHNLKHVVVPIRTKKRFFIPPPVNVKSKTQAEQMAKARASGVVIPQEYMERAINISCTAGIFDPYIPPEGDARLSSLSKEGLMQRTKQIQQTAASQLAIRKIKEHDSEFSTKEFAVRAQEIFIEAHMALTQFNKEKLHSLVTERCYPEMVRGNRYKTLHWRFIESLEPPRIVHARCPDMISKGNLYGQVTIRMHSRQTLAIYDRFGRLMLGDEEEPRDVLEYLVMERHLVNPYGCWRLHGKIVPAWAPSKGPVIKTVMLPGPLLKPGEEFESLNYEVPKPKPVQWYK